A portion of the Cryptomeria japonica chromosome 5, Sugi_1.0, whole genome shotgun sequence genome contains these proteins:
- the LOC131875892 gene encoding receptor-like protein 33, whose product MLNGNIPSSLGISLSTLSLLNLANNQFNGTIPPNLGNCVLFEVLNLGSNSLEGSIPQEFDKLMVLRSLVFKDNKLNGLFPSSILFPSSPLFPGLVLLGIRVLDIGHNLLQGQISKSIVNLSYLQALVLKGIFFSGSIPPEIGQLKKLQILDLSCNNISGLIPSTIVSLQAMSIATEDGNIMYQNKVFYGQYGRVLYHDTLNMSSKGTELQYYSYILSTLTGIDLSNNQLNGVVPLEIGKLKGLKFLNLSMNNPSGIIPHNLGDMSQRESLDLSSNKLSRQIPSELQSLNYWACLYLSNNDLSGSIPQGGQMITFENTSYSGNPNLQGCPLPKNRSWPKFATPPPVSDGEHKD is encoded by the coding sequence ATGCTGAATGGCAATATACCTTCAAGCTTGGGAATTAGTCTGTCTACACTTTCATTGTTAAATTTGGCAAACAACCAATTTAATGGAACAATCCCTCCCAATTTGGGAAATTGTGTTCTTTTTGAGGTATTAAATCTGGGAAGTAATAGTTTGGAAGGAAGCATACCCCAAGAATTTGATAAACTAATGGTCCTCAGGTCCTTGGTATTCAAGGATAATAAGTTAAATGGATTGTTCCCTAGTTCAATATTGTTTCCTAGTTCACCATTGTTTCCTGGTCTAGTTCTTTTAGGAATAAGAGTTCTTGATATTGGACATAATTTATTACAAGGTCAGATTTCAAAGTCAATTGTGAATCTTTCGTACTTACAAGCGTTGGTATTGAAGGGGATTTTCTTTAGTGGTAGCATTCCTCCAGAAATTGGTCAATTGAAGAAGCTCCAGATCTTAGACCTTTCTTGCAACAACATATCGGGCCTTATTCCCTCCACCATTGTATCTTTGCAAGCAATGTCTATAGCAACAGAAGACGGAAATATTATGTATCAAAACAAGGTATTTTATGGTCAATATGGCAGGGTTTTATATCATGATACATTGAATATGTCTTCTAAAGGTACAGAACTACAGTACTACTCATATATTCTTTCCACACTCACTGGCATAGATCTCTCCAACAATCAATTGAATGGAGTTGTTCCTCTTGAGATTGGAAAGTTGAAGGGCTTGAAGTTTCTGAATCTATCCATGAACAATCCCAGTGGAATTATTCCACATAATTTGGGGGATATGAGTCAACGTGAATCGTTGGACCTTTCTTCAAACAAACTTTCAAGACAAATTCCATCGGAGCTTCAATCTCTGAACTATTGGGCATGTTTATATTTGTCCAATAATGATCTTTCTGGAAGTATACCGCAAGGAGGACAGATGATCACATTTGAAAATACATCATATTCTGGAAATCCAAATTTGCAGGGATGCCCACTTCCAAAGAATCGCTCTTGGCCGAAATTCG